From Candidatus Neomarinimicrobiota bacterium, the proteins below share one genomic window:
- the tsaD gene encoding tRNA (adenosine(37)-N6)-threonylcarbamoyltransferase complex transferase subunit TsaD, which produces MVAHRCSGGTASQAGWSFTGVPRFGARSVGDHHLTLSTVVVLGIESSCDETCAAVVADGAVRSNIVASQQAHAAYGGVVPELASRLHERHIITTVAQALTVAGVNLSELTGVAATYGPGLVGALVVGLNFAKGLASGLGLPFVGIDHMEGHLWANFLEQTPDSASYPYLCLLVSGGHTQIWKVNGVSSYELLGRSLDDAAGEAFDKGARLLGLDYPGGPALQAAAHGGNPSAVKFPRPMHGSQGCDFSFSGLKTALYYHLKRSGMPEVRQQLADLAASYQEAIVDSILDRLRRACQTTGLSRICIAGGVSANTRLRERLDAWSMDEELAVSYPPLEYCTDNAAMIAMAGYMRLGAGESSPLDLEVAPSLSLARIA; this is translated from the coding sequence ATGGTCGCCCACCGATGCTCTGGTGGAACCGCAAGTCAGGCTGGGTGGTCATTTACTGGAGTACCGCGATTTGGTGCCCGGTCAGTTGGAGATCATCACCTCACGTTAAGTACCGTGGTGGTATTGGGCATCGAAAGCAGTTGCGATGAGACCTGCGCTGCGGTGGTGGCCGACGGGGCAGTGCGGTCCAATATTGTTGCCTCGCAGCAGGCTCACGCTGCATACGGCGGGGTCGTGCCGGAGCTGGCCTCCCGCCTTCATGAACGTCATATTATCACTACGGTCGCCCAGGCTCTTACTGTTGCGGGTGTAAACCTTAGCGAACTTACTGGCGTCGCCGCCACCTACGGACCGGGGCTGGTGGGTGCCCTGGTAGTGGGACTCAATTTTGCCAAAGGCCTGGCGTCAGGCCTGGGCCTGCCCTTTGTGGGCATCGACCACATGGAGGGGCACCTGTGGGCCAATTTTTTGGAACAGACACCGGACAGCGCCAGCTATCCCTATCTCTGCCTGCTGGTCAGTGGCGGGCACACCCAGATCTGGAAGGTCAACGGCGTGAGTAGTTATGAGTTGCTCGGCCGCAGCCTGGACGACGCCGCTGGTGAAGCCTTTGACAAAGGGGCCCGCCTGTTGGGGCTGGACTACCCAGGCGGCCCCGCCCTCCAGGCCGCCGCACATGGGGGGAACCCATCTGCGGTGAAATTCCCCCGGCCTATGCATGGGTCTCAGGGATGCGATTTCTCCTTCAGCGGCCTGAAAACTGCGCTGTATTACCACCTGAAGCGTTCCGGGATGCCGGAAGTGCGCCAGCAATTGGCCGATCTGGCAGCCTCGTACCAGGAGGCCATCGTGGATAGCATCCTGGACCGACTTCGGCGCGCCTGCCAGACAACCGGTCTCAGTCGCATTTGCATTGCCGGAGGGGTGTCGGCGAATACACGCCTGCGGGAGCGACTCGACGCCTGGTCCATGGACGAGGAGCTGGCCGTGTCGTATCCACCGCTGGAGTACTGTACCGACAACGCCGCAATGATTGCCATGGCCGGTTACATGCGGCTTGGCGCCGGCGAGTCCTCACCCCTCGACCTTGAGGTTGCTCCGAGTCTCAGTCTGGCCCGCATTGCCTAG
- a CDS encoding 30S ribosomal protein S1 translates to MTEPEEIPKPANDVQEDSESAPSSAEVDVADEADAVVKEQEETDYLSAALLDAITTVTPEQLASMEQSEEVRRDPALEKIVQSSVGEIREDKVVQGRVIGANDREVLVDIGFKSEGIVPREEFGPDEIPQIGDEITVYLVRMEDVNGQTVLSKEKAVFMQQWTEVREKTKSGETITGRIMRRIKGGMVVDLGGVPAFLPGSQIDIRPVQDFDEYIGQEFEFKIVKLNEARKNIVLSRKELLEADLQERRASLIAELHVGKVLEGRVKNITDFGVFVDLGGLDGLLHITDLSWGRVNHPSDVVELDEAITVKVIDFDTERQRVSLGLKQLQPHPWDSVELKYPVESTVEGKVVSMTNYGVFVEIEKGVEGLVHVSEMSWTKHIRHPSEMFTLGQIIEARILNVDITDRKISLGVKQLQPDPWDQIEEKYQVGSILQGTVRNLTQFGAFVELEEGVDGLIHITDLSWTVNVRHPREILNKNDIIQVRVLDVSRENRRIALGLKQVTDDPWEGIQAHFTSGKQVSGEVIRVLEKGIIVKLEMGMEGIISLKELSQEDHQYATQKIQPGDTVKGTVQELSADDKKVILITDDLASQVAPGEATPPVEAAADEPAPEARPITVATEAAESGVDGAAQAEDVQLEEVAPKKKAAPKKKQAASSNVEATSDRDDLDDEEVSVVEGGAKPKTSAKAAKKKVAAVPKATAKATKAVAKTKGTTKAATSKPKKSKAATKSDQPSSAKTKQDKPAKKAAGGD, encoded by the coding sequence ATGACTGAACCAGAAGAGATTCCGAAACCGGCAAACGATGTGCAGGAGGATTCCGAATCCGCCCCATCAAGTGCTGAGGTGGATGTTGCGGACGAGGCAGACGCGGTCGTTAAAGAGCAGGAGGAGACCGACTATCTATCCGCTGCGCTGCTTGATGCCATCACCACGGTGACGCCGGAGCAGCTTGCGTCCATGGAGCAGTCTGAAGAGGTGCGCAGGGATCCCGCGCTCGAAAAAATTGTGCAGTCCTCGGTGGGCGAAATCAGGGAGGACAAGGTTGTCCAGGGTCGGGTCATCGGCGCAAATGATAGGGAAGTGCTGGTCGATATCGGTTTTAAGTCGGAGGGCATCGTTCCCAGGGAAGAATTTGGGCCCGACGAAATACCGCAGATCGGTGATGAGATTACAGTCTATCTGGTGAGAATGGAGGACGTCAACGGCCAGACGGTGCTGTCCAAAGAAAAAGCGGTTTTCATGCAGCAGTGGACCGAGGTACGGGAGAAGACCAAAAGCGGTGAAACCATCACCGGTCGGATCATGCGGCGCATCAAAGGGGGCATGGTGGTTGACCTGGGCGGTGTGCCTGCATTTCTTCCAGGGTCCCAGATTGACATCCGGCCCGTACAGGATTTCGATGAATACATTGGACAGGAATTCGAGTTCAAGATCGTCAAACTGAATGAGGCCCGCAAGAATATTGTTCTGTCCCGGAAGGAATTGCTGGAGGCTGACCTCCAGGAACGTCGCGCAAGCCTCATAGCGGAGCTCCACGTGGGGAAAGTTCTCGAAGGCCGGGTGAAAAATATCACCGATTTTGGCGTGTTTGTTGATTTGGGAGGCCTTGACGGCCTACTCCACATTACCGATTTGAGCTGGGGACGGGTCAATCACCCCTCCGATGTTGTGGAATTGGATGAAGCCATCACCGTCAAGGTCATCGATTTCGATACCGAAAGGCAGCGCGTTTCCCTGGGCCTGAAGCAGCTTCAGCCGCACCCCTGGGACAGCGTGGAGCTCAAATATCCCGTTGAGTCGACTGTTGAGGGCAAGGTCGTTTCCATGACAAATTACGGCGTCTTCGTGGAAATCGAAAAAGGGGTAGAGGGTCTGGTGCACGTCTCCGAAATGTCCTGGACCAAGCATATCCGCCATCCCTCGGAAATGTTTACGCTTGGTCAAATCATTGAGGCCCGGATCTTGAATGTTGACATTACCGATCGAAAAATCTCGCTGGGTGTCAAGCAGCTACAGCCCGACCCCTGGGATCAGATCGAGGAAAAGTATCAGGTGGGCAGCATCCTTCAGGGAACGGTACGTAATCTGACCCAATTCGGTGCATTTGTTGAACTTGAAGAAGGTGTTGATGGCCTCATCCATATTACCGATCTGTCATGGACCGTCAACGTCCGCCACCCCAGAGAGATCCTGAACAAGAACGATATCATCCAGGTCCGGGTCCTTGACGTATCCCGTGAGAATCGCCGCATTGCTCTTGGGCTGAAGCAAGTGACAGATGATCCCTGGGAGGGAATCCAGGCGCACTTCACGTCCGGAAAACAGGTTTCCGGCGAGGTCATCAGGGTTCTGGAAAAGGGGATCATCGTAAAGCTCGAAATGGGCATGGAAGGCATCATATCTCTGAAGGAACTCTCGCAGGAGGACCATCAGTATGCTACCCAAAAGATACAGCCTGGCGATACAGTCAAGGGGACGGTCCAGGAGCTGAGCGCCGATGATAAGAAAGTCATTCTCATTACCGACGACCTGGCGTCACAGGTGGCTCCCGGGGAAGCGACGCCCCCGGTGGAAGCTGCTGCCGATGAGCCGGCCCCGGAAGCCCGGCCGATTACCGTCGCCACTGAAGCGGCAGAATCCGGTGTTGATGGAGCAGCCCAAGCGGAAGATGTTCAGCTGGAGGAGGTAGCGCCCAAAAAGAAAGCTGCACCCAAGAAGAAGCAGGCGGCGAGCAGCAATGTCGAAGCTACCAGTGACCGGGATGATCTCGATGACGAGGAGGTCTCAGTCGTCGAGGGCGGAGCAAAACCCAAAACTTCGGCCAAAGCCGCAAAAAAGAAAGTCGCGGCAGTCCCCAAGGCCACAGCCAAGGCCACCAAGGCGGTGGCCAAAACCAAGGGAACGACCAAGGCTGCAACCAGTAAGCCTAAAAAGAGCAAGGCAGCGACCAAAAGTGACCAACCATCCTCGGCGAAGACTAAGCAGGACAAGCCCGCAAAAAAAGCAGCTGGCGGGGATTGA